TTGACGCCCTTTAATTGTTATTTTCATACAGACTTTATTTTACCGATCTTTACAGAGGATTAGAAGTTAGAAAAAATGCTAAACTGATGGGGACCAAGGAACTGAACAGGCcaatgaaaaataaagatatgagCTGTGCCTCTGTCATTATGGAACTGTGCATTATTTTCAGTTTCATGCTGTGTCCACAGAAATTTCCTTAAAATGTCGAAACATCTGTCAAATGCCATGGTTCCTGTCATTGCCTCAATATCATGCAGACAACACATGCTAGAAAGTGATAATGAACCGCATAGATCATGGGGTCTATGAAATGGACATTCATTCAGTGGGTCAGTTATTGGCCTTGAATACTTGTTTACAATGTCTTACAGTTGAAATTGTACCTCATTGCTAAACAGCAACAGTGTGTAATTGATAATGATCACCACTTGAGTGATATTAACTGTTAATGTGATTTAATGGGTTGCAACATGGGTACTTTCTCTAAAtgtaacttctctctctctctctctctctctctctctctctctctctctctctctctctctctctctctcgtgtgtgtgtgtgtgtgtgtgtgtgtgtgtgtgtgtgtgtgtgtgtgtgtgtgtgttcaaattttTTCTAATTGCACTTCAGAGTGGAGTGATCCCTCAAAATCAGAGAATTATTTCTGTTAAATCCTGTAGTGACAAAGACTGTGACAGAAGTTACTGCAATTGGTGGGAAAAATTTGTAGACAGCATGGGAATTCTAGTCTAAAAGTGTTACTAACAGAAGGTATGTTACAGAATTATGAAGATTCTGAAGacgactatgatgatgatgatgatgatgacgaagatgaTGAACAAACCCAGCGCCAGTACAATAGGCCTTACAGGCAACAATCGTATGGCCAAAGGCCGTATGGACAAAAGCAATATGGTCAAAGGCCATATGGGCAAAAGCAGTTTGGGCAAAGGCCATATGGCCAGAAGCCATATGGCCAACAGTCATATGGACAACAAAAGTCATATGGGTCACAACAGCAGTATGGACAGCAACAATCATACGGCCAACAACAGCCATATGGCCAACAACAATCATATGGCCAACAGTCATATGGCCAACAACAAACGTACAATCGGCAGCAGCCTTACGGACAACAGGCTTATGAACAGCAGACTTATGGAGAAAAACAGACATATGAGCAGCAGCCAACACACACATATGggcaagagcagcagcagcagcagcagacacagTCATTTGGGCAGGAGCAGCAACAGACGACAGCAGCATATGGGCAGCAACAGACGACAGCGACATATGGGCAGCAACAGCCAACAGCAGCGTATGGACAGCAACAGACGACTGCAGCATATGGGCAGCAACAGCCAACAGCAACATATGGGCAGCAACAGACGCAGGTGTACAGCCAGTCATACACTCAGCAGGGCAATGACCAATGGTATTGAGTTCCCTGGTGTATGAAGACGTTTTTGCGTCAGCACAGTAATTGAGTCAGTGTATAGAAGACAGTTCTTTGTCAATTTTGTATAAGGACATTAGGACAATTATTTTGTTTTTTCCTTGTTGCATTTACTTGATGTGATATACTGTGCTTGATGTGATATACTACAGTGCAATGAACAAAGTGATTTCAATTTGGTGAACCACTGCAGTATCATcaccatttgaggaagaaattcactGATCAAAGTTAAAGGCACAGTATTCTTTGAGCAGTACTGCTCCATTCTGACTTGACACTGATACTATGTGTGTGTTAATGGAAATCCAGTGTAAGTGTGAAAATTCTTTTACTGTAAGCAGAGACCCACATTTTTGTGTAGCCAAAGACATCGTATATCCAATACATAAATGAAATTACATGGAGAGACTGAAGCAGAAAATTGTACTGGGTGTAAAAACCTCCACTTCCATGTAGTAGAAATGGCCaaacataattttttataatttgttaAAAAACCTTGTAGAATACCTGTCATCACAAACCTTTTTCTCTGTAAAACTCTTGATTGAAAAGTCAATAAACAGATATAAACCTTC
This DNA window, taken from Schistocerca piceifrons isolate TAMUIC-IGC-003096 chromosome 4, iqSchPice1.1, whole genome shotgun sequence, encodes the following:
- the LOC124794656 gene encoding RNA-binding protein EWS-like isoform X2; this encodes MGHSRSPSPSRRRRSKSRERERDRGDRDRDRRRRRSRERERRRRSGDRDHRHRRSMSRSRSRSRSRDRTPRNKPQLAERPPITEADLEGKTPDEQEMMKIMGFCAFDTTKGKKNYEDSEDDYDDDDDDDEDDEQTQRQYNRPYRQQSYGQRPYGQKQYGQRPYGQKQFGQRPYGQKPYGQQSYGQQKSYGSQQQYGQQQSYGQQQPYGQQQSYGQQSYGQQQTYNRQQPYGQQAYEQQTYGEKQTYEQQPTHTYGQEQQQQQQTQSFGQEQQQTTAAYGQQQTTATYGQQQPTAAYGQQQTTAAYGQQQPTATYGQQQTQVYSQSYTQQGNDQWY
- the LOC124794656 gene encoding RNA-binding protein EWS-like isoform X1, coding for MIMGHSRSPSPSRRRRSKSRERERDRGDRDRDRRRRRSRERERRRRSGDRDHRHRRSMSRSRSRSRSRDRTPRNKPQLAERPPITEADLEGKTPDEQEMMKIMGFCAFDTTKGKKNYEDSEDDYDDDDDDDEDDEQTQRQYNRPYRQQSYGQRPYGQKQYGQRPYGQKQFGQRPYGQKPYGQQSYGQQKSYGSQQQYGQQQSYGQQQPYGQQQSYGQQSYGQQQTYNRQQPYGQQAYEQQTYGEKQTYEQQPTHTYGQEQQQQQQTQSFGQEQQQTTAAYGQQQTTATYGQQQPTAAYGQQQTTAAYGQQQPTATYGQQQTQVYSQSYTQQGNDQWY